A stretch of the Ailuropoda melanoleuca isolate Jingjing unplaced genomic scaffold, ASM200744v2 unplaced-scaffold1932, whole genome shotgun sequence genome encodes the following:
- the LOC109488762 gene encoding olfactory receptor 5H2-like — ATPIEDMEKEHGKGHRNATLLTDLILTGLTYEPQWQIPLFLVFLVIYLLTMVGNLGLIALIWNDPQLHIPMYFYLGSLAFVDAWISSTVSPKMLVNFFAKTRMIPLSECMIQFFSFAISITVECFLLATMAYDRYVAICKPLLYPVIMSNTLCICLLGLSLLGGLLHATIHNAFLFRLSFCNSIIVHHFYCDIIPLLKISCTDPSINYLILFIFAGSIQMFTILIVLVSYTLVLFTILKKKSLQGIKKAFSTCGAHLLSVSFYYGALVLMYVRPVSTQSEDQDMMDSLFYTIIIPLLNPIIYSLRNKKVIDSMRKILKRNS; from the coding sequence GCAACACCCATTGAGGATATGGAAAAGGAACATGGAAAAGGacatagaaatgcaacattgCTGACAGATTTGATTCTCACAGGACTCACATATGAACCACAGTGGCAAATCCCCCTGTTCCTGGTGTTCTTGGTTATCTATCTTCTCACCATGGTGGGAAATCTTGGTCTAATTGCTCTCATATGGAATGACCCTCAGCTTCACATTCCCATGTACTTTTACCTTGGGAGTTTGGCATTTGTGGATGCTTGGATATCATCCACAGTATCCCCCAAGATGCTGGTCAACTTTTTTGCCAAGACCAGAATGATACCTCTTTCAGAATGCatgatacaatttttttcctttgcaataaGTATAACAGTGGAATGCTTTCTGCTGGCAACAATGGCATACGATCGCTATGTGGCCATATGCAAACCATTACTTTATCCAGTTATTATGTCCAATACACTCTGCATCTGTCTGTTAGGTTTGTCACTTTTAGGTGGCCTTCTTCATGCCACAATTCATAATGCTTTCTTATTCAGATTATCCTTCTGCAATTCCATCATAGTACATCACTTTTACTGTGACATTATACCATTGCTTAAGATTTCTTGTACTGACCCTTCTATCAATTATCTGatactatttatttttgctgGGTCAATACAGATGTTCACCATTCTGATAGTTCTTGTCTCCTATACACTAGTTCTttttacaatcttaaaaaagaagtctcTACAAGGCATAAAGAAAGCCTTTTCCACCTGTGGAGCCCATCTCTTATCTGTCTCCTTTTACTATGGTGCTCTTGTCCTCATGTATGTGCGCCCCGTATCTACACAATCAGAAGATCAAGATATGATGGACTCCCTATTTTACACTATCATAATTCCTTTGTTAAATCCAATTATCTACAGCTTGAGAAATAAGAAAGTCATAGATTCAATGAGAAAGATATTAAAGAGAAATTCTTAG